The Manihot esculenta cultivar AM560-2 chromosome 8, M.esculenta_v8, whole genome shotgun sequence genomic interval TCCCagagaaaaatataattgtatTCTGCAACAATATCAGGATGCAAGAAACGTTTTGCAAACCACCTAGCAACACAAACAAAAATCAGTAAAATTACGTTTTGAAACTGCGTTCGAAGAAGATAATAGGATTAAGGACTAAGGCAACTCGccatttagtttgatttttggCAGAAACATGTATAACATTATCATTCCATTTGTAATCCTTCCATTCATCAACAACACCATCATAATGGAAAAGCATCACAGTAAAATTACTTGATAGGAACTGCAAATTAAAGGAGGAATGATCAATGATGAATCCTAAAATGAAAGCAGATAAATGCTGTATAAGCTGCACATTTAAATTAGAATACCTTCTTGACCATTTCATCAACAATATCTCTTTGCTTTATTCCAACAGCCAGTGTAAATAAGTTACTTGAAGAATTATCATTGCTCTGTGAAAACCATATCCAAGTCAACATTATAATCAAACAATGACAATAATGaggcaaagaagaagaagataaaagaATGTCAACCAAATCTAAATGATTCTGGCTATGAAAAAATATACCCAAAATTCAAAGCCACATACGACTGTAAATTCCATGTCTATGTTATACTGATATGCAACAAATGCTAATGTCTGTGTAAAAGAATCAAATATTTGGAGAAAAAGAGATCCACCATCACTGACTGAAACTTTGATCAGTGAACTTATAAACCTATACCTTTGGAAAGCCCCATAATGGCCTCATTTGCAAATTGGAAGTCTTTGAAACAATGCCTTCAGGTAATTCCTCGCTTCCAGGAGGCCTGCATGTATTCTAGAATAGATGAACACATTTAAGCCACAAATCACAGCAATTTGCCTCAGTGAGCATTTAATTTCCATGTTTAAATGACAAAAAACTTCCCAGCAAGCAAAAACTAACCTTACAAGTGACGAATTTTAAATTCTGGAAGCCATCAACTAATCTCCATCTTGATAATTTCTGCAGAGCAGGCTCATAGTTATTCCACACTTTAAACGTAACACAATCTTTGAAGTTCCAGAAAAAGGAAATCAGAACTAGAAAATGAACAGAATatttcaaatttcttcaatTTTCTGTTCTGGGTATGTATAATATAACTAAAATCTGCACCTCTTTGTAATCTGGAACTATGAATGCGCTTCCTATGAAGAAAACTATAAGAAGAAAAGAAGCTGCAGGAAGAAAGCTACAGAAGAACGATCTCCTACTCTTCGGATCTATACAAAAAGGTacctgaaaaataaaattaagacacAATAATTTCAATGGCTAGATAAATCACCAGCTTCCCTTCTACGACGTGTAATATAAATCCATATATACACACAATTGGCAACCAAAACAAGAACAAATGGACTGCTTGTTCTCAATGAAACACCAGCCAGAAGAAAGAAGATTAacataaaacaaaaatttatagTTTTCCCGAGAATCTTAACCAGTTTCAGCTCCGGCAAGAAAATTCCAGGAAGGTAAGCTTATCTACGAACGGAGGGGAAAAAAATTAACTCAGGCAGCTATCAGAATCAATTTGAAAGTCTTaagagaaaaaaggaaaaaacagaACTTTGGCTTTCAGCCTTTTTCACTTTGTAACGCTTTTTTGTAACAACTTTAGAATGagaaaaataaggaaaatgcATTAATTCACGTAAAACAGAGCCCCATATTCCTTTTACTGCAAATAGAAACTTACAGGATTGAACAACCTCATATCCCACGAAACTCAATCCAGCGCCGGCGGTTCACGTAACAACGACACTGTGTTAGGCCTCCTTATCATGCGTCGTCGGAGAAAGCATGTTTCTTTGGTTGTTGTCGGAGGAGGAAAATAGGAAAGTTCTTAAATTTTAACTGTAAAACATAAACACGACCACTGTTGCCAAAAAAACATAAATAGAGAACAAAACAGAACAAGACAGGACAACACAAACGTTAGTTAGTTGGcgtttgattttcttttttttttttaagcattTAAGGTGAGGATGAGAAAAAAAGATGAAGGAAGACGAGAAACACGAAATTCTAGCCCGAAGAACACGGTCATTGGTGGGGGATTTGCGTTTTGCACGACCCTGAATTGGAAGGACATGGagcttttttatatatatataaattttaaaattgaacttatctatatatgaataaaaataaatatgatcatagttttttttctttaaataattttaaaaaaatacattcaccaatatttatttatcactTATAATTATCGAAATAGACTTTATATTTTCATTAgttagattattttttaaaaattaaaactcatttTAATGTTAATTACGTTGCTGCCCCTGCCTTTTTGGCGTTTTTCATGTTCTGTTTTAATTTGCCcattttgcatgttttctattcATTTTCCATTTAAAGTGAATTCACTATGAAAAGCATACTAAAAGAATCATATGGTTAAAgcatatattctttttttttttttataacctaAAAAATACACACAGAGTCGATAATAAAACTAGGGAATAAATTAgcacaaaatttaatttttatacttgataaaaaaaatttatgtaaaaaaaattatataaaaagcaattaattaatataaatataattaaaaaaactctCTTGAGAAAGTAAGAGAAAGAGCGAGGAAAGAATAAGAGGAAGatttatattgttttgttaACTGACGGGAGGAGATTTCAGTATTCAGTTCTTTTTTCTCtctgatattatttttatttatctagttttatttgtttatttattttgggtatggatttattgtttttttttcttctttattatttttatttatctagttttatttgttttcttcttTATGATTTTGATAGCTTTATGATTTATTgctttttctctctattttttatttattcctttagattctatttatttacaaaaaataatctgtatatgaaaaaaatttttataaaaaatattttttaataatatatttattttttattatttaattttaattttaaaaataaatatactaacaaatttatatataaaaatcttaataaaatatttaaagtatGGAAGATAAATTCCTCTCTTTgatgagaaaattatttttattaaaatgattttatttatttttattaaaaaaatattttttattaacgaaaatttttaatttcttcaaaaacaaaaaaatgcgAAACGTGAAACGAATGAAAGGTTAATTTCGTGAGTTTTTATCAAAATTCGATGAGAATTTTACTAACCAATGGAAATTTAATTGAGGAgtctaatttaaatatatgatttataaaaaataacatacataaaataaatatatataaaaaaaagagaatttctTATATAATatgtttcaattaaattataatgattaatttttattaatcgaaatttttcataataattgTGTTATCATCACttataaatacatatttttctaTGTAAATTACCGATTAATAATAAACATCAATTTATGGTTTTAAACATTAGCCATTCATCCCTAATCATTGTTTGTAACATTAGCCATTCATAGGGGTATAAACGAATCGAGTTGAGCCGAGTTTTGAAGAATTCAAGcttggttcgttaaaattttttcgaacTCGAGCCGAATTCGAACTTTACTCATATCGAATtcgagccgagtattaagaaattcaagtttggctcgtttagcaaacaagcttagacgagtcgagtttttatcgagttgagtctcgaatagttcacgcgtaatttaatttatttacatgtataatgagttttagtttaaaactaataagtttaaaactaaaataattttagttaaataagtatatctacaaattagcatgtaaacttataaagatgagtttttaaatcttaatgatccaaatatatgcaagtttaagagtgtaactaaactatatagagctgaattttaaaaaatttagatttggctcattaaagtaTATGTagggtttgagtttatttctcttatgatagtaatttcagtttgcttaacaagactgttcacgagcctattcgcgagtc includes:
- the LOC110620497 gene encoding uncharacterized protein LOC110620497 isoform X3, whose protein sequence is MRLFNPVPFCIDPKSRRSFFCSFLPAASFLLIVFFIGSAFIVPDYKEKLSRWRLVDGFQNLKFVTCKNTCRPPGSEELPEGIVSKTSNLQMRPLWGFPKSNDNSSSNLFTLAVGIKQRDIVDEMVKKFLSSNFTVMLFHYDGVVDEWKDYKWNDNVIHVSAKNQTKWWFAKRFLHPDIVAEYNYIFLWDEDLGVENFDPKQYISIVKSKGLEISQPALDIGKSEIHQQITARVRNSIVHSRTFKSGVCDGNSTAPPCTGWVEMMAPVFSRAAWRCVWYMIQNDLIHAWGLDYQLGYCAQGDRMKNIGVVDAEYIVHYGRPTLGATDENKESSPSNESDHRLEEPSQSKKTDPRHELPA